The Parus major isolate Abel chromosome 5, Parus_major1.1, whole genome shotgun sequence genome contains a region encoding:
- the ANKRD9 gene encoding ankyrin repeat domain-containing protein 9 has translation MPWSVRWVGGCGAQSQKQCKKSSFAFYQAVRDLLPVWFLEDMRTMEVFHWEDGGKVSVYSPSEALLYALVHDHQPYARHLLTKFPQSALAVPSQSFSCCQSAPHLAMAVRYNRVRVLFRILKAIQALPPSDRAAHLDRQGCSRVEGGKTALHMACELVRPECLLLLLGHGASPCLQDSAGNTPLDTLLQQISHMPAANMRAKLLCLDCLFFFVPQDLKFAMKQQLLDNRQQWQDLLGDNRFQCLVGLAPPSLFVRAMRVLIRTISPEHFPEALDNLPLPHFLKPLDLKLES, from the coding sequence ATGCCCTGGAGCGTCCGCTGGGTCGGCGGCTGCGGCGCCCAGTCCCAGAAGCAGTGCAAGAAATCCTCCTTCGCCTTCTACCAGGCGGTGAGGGACCTGCTGCCCGTCTGGTTCCTGGAGGACATGCGGACCATGGAGGTCTTCCACTGGGAGGACGGGGGCAAGGTGAGCGTGTACTCGCCCTCGGAGGCGCTGCTCTACGCGCTGGTGCACGACCACCAACCCTACGCCCGGCACCTGCTCACTAAGTTCCCCCAGAGcgccctggctgtgcccagccaaagcttcagctgctgccagtcAGCTCCGCACCTGGCCATGGCCGTCCGCTACAACCGCGTCCGGGTGCTCTTCCGAATCCTCAAGGCCATCCAAGCCTTGCCCCCGAGTGACAGAGCCGCTCACCTGGACCGGCAGGGCTGCAGCCGCGTGGAGGGCGGCAAGACAGCCTTGCACATGGCCTGCGAACTGGTGCGGCCCGagtgcctgctcctgctgctgggacacgGCGCATCGCCCTGCCTGCAGGACAGTGCTGGGAACACCCCCCTCGacaccctgctgcagcagatctCCCACATGCCGGCAGCTAACATGCGTGCCAAGCTCCTCTGCCTCGACTGCCTCTTCTTCTTCGTGCCTCAGGACCTCAAGTTTGCAATGAAACAGCAGCTGTTGGACaacaggcagcagtggcaggatCTCCTGGGGGATAACAGGTTCCAGTGCCTGGTGGGCTTAGCTCCCCCATCGCTGTTTGTCAGAGCCATGCGTGTCTTGATCAGGACCATTTCACCTGAGCACTTCCCAGAGGCTCTGGATAATCTGCCTCTGCCTCATTTTCTAAAGCCTTTGGACTTGAAACTGGAGAGCTAG